A region from the Metopolophium dirhodum isolate CAU chromosome 9, ASM1992520v1, whole genome shotgun sequence genome encodes:
- the LOC132952539 gene encoding sodium channel protein Nach: MFDGLSNTEKVNTSKTKLLKTSMRLQFNEFFNHSTLHGVRYIAQSDRPLHERFMWFSFLSVGIVVTSIIIISLWEKFQTSPTITGLDTDFHSWDVQFPAITVCPKRPTSDEKVWDYVTSVYDNNTENERVEIFLKFVNEVASFSYDNVQMFKQFSEYDWLPKDKFKDLAYQVVYHCEDLLYDCTFKGESYNCCLGFEPVFTEYGFCYSFNAKHVVSDWPWMAKNYSKANIEYVFETDNKLTITFNMDNVTKNPLKVFIHSMDDMLIVDSLPQHLWTRRIAKIFFNSKQTYTTEGARQLTIKQRKCVFPDEISLLTDSNYTFSACMVQCRMDISRKLCGCVSWFYKSIDGYKYCDLDGLNCIGKNLKQILNGLACPCELGCMNTVYEVEKLQDAQSDQIDEPLEISFVSWPMVRYRREVLFGWVDLLVAFGGIAGLFLGFSLLSGVEIIYYFTLRACCMVTNNPKVLEELSQEYDQKDETVINLGLKPLWSVENKNTQAVMIKNHGKKEAFALPFLP, encoded by the exons ATGTTTGACGGTTTGAGTAACACAGAGAAAGTCAACACGTCGAAAACAAAGCTGTTGAAGACCAGCATGCGTCTCCAGTTCAACGAATTTTTCAACCACAGCACATTACATGGCGTTAGATACATAGCACAAAGCGATCGGCCACTTCACGAACG gttcaTGTGGTTTAGTTTCTTATCTGTGGGGATCGTTGTCACttctatcattataatatcgctCTGGGAGAAGTTTCAAACAAGTCCGACCATCACCGGTTTAGATACGGACTTCCACAGCTGGGACGTACAATTTCCAGCTATAACAGTATGTCCTAAAAGACCAACTTCCGATGAAAAAGTATGGGACTACGTCACGAG TGTGTACGACAATAACACGGAAAATGAGCGCGttgagatatttttaaaatttgttaacgAAGTTGCGTCGTTCTCGTACGATAACGTccaaatgtttaaacaattttctGAATACGATTGGCTACCAAAGGATAAGTTTAAAGATTTAGCATATCaa GTAGTATATCATTGCGAGGACTTACTATACGACTGCACGTTCAAAGGCGAATCATACAACTGTTGTTTGGGGTTTGAGCCGGTGTTCACCGAATACGGATTTTGTTACAGTTTCAATGCCAAACACGTGGTATCGGATTGGCCATG GATGGCCAAAAATTATTCAAAGGCCAACATAGAATACGTCTTTGAAACGGACAACAAGCTGACAATCACGTTTAACATGGACAACGTAACTAAAAACCCGTTAAAG GTATTCATACACAGCATGGACGACATGTTAATTGTAGACTCGTTACCACAACATTTGTGGACCAGGAGGATAGCAAAAATATTCTTCAACAGCAAACAAACGTACACCACCGAAGGCGCTCGTCAGTTAACGATAAAGCAGAGGAAATGTGTTTTTCCAGATGAGATATCGTTATTGACAGACTCCAACTACACGTTTAGTGCATGCATGGTTCAATGCCGAATGGACATCAGCAGGAAACTATGTGGATGCGTCTCTTGGTTTTATAAATCTATag ATGGCTATAAGTATTGCGATTTAGACGGACTAAATTGTATTGGTAAAAATCTCA aacaaatattaaatggaCTTGCCTGTCCATGTGAATTGGGGTGTATGAACACAGTTTATGAAGTAGAAAAACTCCAAGATGCCCA gtcTGATCAGATTGATGAACCTCTTGAAATCAGTTTCGTATCATGGCCAATGGTGAGGTATAGAAGAGAAGTATTATTTGGCTGGGTAGATTTGCTAG TTGCTTTTGGTGGCATAGCGGGTCTATTTTTAGGTTTCAGTTTACTGAGTGGAgtggaaattatatattacttcACATTAAGAGCATGTTGCATGGTAACAAATAACCCTAAAGTTTTGGAAGAACTAAGTCAAGAATATGATCAGAAAGATGAAACAGTTATAAATCTAGGGTTAAAACCATTATGGTCAGTTGAAAACAAGAACACTCAAGCTGTAATGATTAAGAATCACGGAAAAAAAGAGGCATTTGCTTTACCTTTTTTGccttaa
- the LOC132952538 gene encoding uncharacterized protein LOC132952538: MTCLYGDVLSLKQLLRVDNIVNAVSFQTNNSNIFALVLSSNDLIIYCDLVPPSLKWLPWPKDDGKKIVSLAFKSTSEKLLVCGFDCTLYLVFVREIFEPRDGDRRNKVKIIRPAPGEPTSSLNPTAITWWTPVVPTYSSDIGIVGGNIGEIVFVNLRTGACLGSTCVKCSIKSLEILNESCSNTVWLIIISSNGDRWKLLLESLDIGYCWLNPKPHSAHDKTTKPTNALNIDTIVPVISNFPSTRARLLGLRQLFIEKLSAPKKQRSVINCVQSVPNEVKHPKRSFSSDAITSGCSCPSTGPSPEPIASVVDMKSNVQSHRGKQTIVSFCSNHILVHASGFNTNQPLVYKLFKGGDIEKFLYTDQFIFTSENGGTKLSVYSSNLCLLKSDMEDDKEKSLLGTFNFDKGELILDMFRVLGRKTKESLDVSQSVSPKNKNRSKTIKNKRCDRQHTRKDNTVSELCAIVTNCTLYYLNLSIKPEEIIFKNVMAGALEHANNLSEAFDVDIRPILERAADQQLSARKFEEATLLYRLSKTNPLKRVLRLASSGNTDKVVLFVSTLLEQAHPRDLTALERLHISNLAVMSYTEQLLRATSREKTRLEAKFLRLLSENNHYDEVLCVNIVGQSRLCNVLRFLAVERGLHNEVITVLVSLMNQQSTDSQFLHLTEGFWDLVSESIFTEVLVACNKFTTLHSKFIQTNLHNVPHDVLLKLKTLYDPTNPALRPILRKVFQFKNESESISEQDNNLNYSVKEWLTTYLMIISRLSSNQYSDNFVESVSYSHQPISNVSDSENEIEHKSSLGAGWAHAAHIRNHKLYTWGHSSYGCLGVGPHMTKTATPNPVSWFVYIRVEVIQVACGRNHSIALTTNGVYSWGSNHYGQLGTGRRGQAPYPMLVDSLSNELIVSVSAGQYHSLAISASGQLWTWGWGVYGQLGHGAIDDCEKPKLLKALENENIISAYGGYSHSIILTSNGKVFTFGSGSFGQLGNGSTTKITSPVPVYGLPEPIKCIYTAYFHNLALSDVGRLYTWGSSPQVLRFHAQSQKRARNQLVLNEGDQADDAEIDALTADDGLLHLSPTLVDTSHISGDIFQMCCGCHHSAVISTTGQLYTWGLNLDGQLGVSGIRERLVPTVTLVGPPSVIVDSSSTSGSLIKEVRCGADFTLALDAANKLWGWGSNHEGQLGKIPEEDLAKTLLDGKMVMIKSTNKVIKIQHGTVNKLDSPIEILLPQLRFSFSNIKDILSIQVKRRINFPGLPSFECLLENLNTLSSLYGIDYLLHYAIEWFYPYYNISPVVSMCLKIKNHQAISKIRLINDEPSTALFHQFEAFVETRDYGEMFGFNVEGGHEERASTPLTPSEGFTINLEEGELLTSLPESFALRTATEETIIKEWPGVTKLSQMFDYYFKFLLKDNLVSFLHEYLTYWLTKSFPVDALEQLLMDRWDQLNHSLGILLLCNNDVSKACDLNELNIKIMEPKKILRCFSVNFCMELCSSVSKNIQTKSEDQRDFIQLLATVTNSPGSAWIEPVSETETEDLLNRSVQTLNTDQQQPFMHLEFQDTEILGNTLLAYSCGHRYLSNEQFNIDSQQVVARLDHLPNTAAAVQSVLQDISNSACPNCVYEQINNLIQRD; encoded by the exons ATGACTTGCTTGTATGGAGACGTACTGAGTTTAAAGCAGCTGTTGAGGGTCGACAATATCGTGAATGCTGTCAGTTTTCAAACGAATAACAGTAATATATTTGCCCTGGTACTCAG TAGCAATgatcttataatttattgtgatcTTGTTCCTCCATCACTCAAATGGTTGCCTTGGCCCAAAGATGATGGGAAGAAAATTGTTTCCTTGGCATTCAAATCTACTAGTGAAAAACTCCTTGTATGCG ggtTTGATTGCACTTTATATTTGGTATTTGTTCGTGAAATTTTTGAACCAAGAGATGGAGATCGAAGAAATAAGGTAAAAATTATTAGACCAGCTCCTGGGGAACCTACTAGTTCCTTAAATCCAACTGCAATTACTTGGTGGACACCTGTAGTTCCTACGTATTCAAG tgatATTGGTATTGTTGGCGGAAATATAGgagaaattgtttttgttaatcTCCGTACTGGAGCTTGTCTTGGATCTACTTGTGtaaaatgttctataaaatctctagaaatattaaatgaatCATGTTCCAATACAGTTTGGTTGATT ATAATCAGTAGTAATGGAGATCGTTGGAAACTATTGCTTGAAAGTTTAGACATTGGATACTGTTGGCTAAATCCTAAACCACATAGTGCACATGATAAAACAACTAa GCCAACTAATGCATTGAATATTGATACAATTGTTCCTGTTATATCAAATTTTCCTTCTACACGTGCTCGATTATTGGGATTACGACaactatttatagaaaaattatctGCACCAAAAAAACAAAGATCTGTGATCAATTGTGTTCAAAGtg tgcCGAATGAAGTAAAACATCCAAAACGAAGTTTTTCATCTGATGCAATCACTTCTGGGTGTTCTTGTCCTAGTACTGGCCCATCACCTGAGCCTATTGCTAGTGTGGTTGACATGAAGTCTAATGTACAAAGTCATCGTGGTAAACAAACTATTGTCAGCTTTTGTTCTAATCATATTTTG GTACACGCTTCTGGATTTAACACTAATCAACCTTTGGTCTACAAGTTGTTTAAAGGAGGAGATATCGAGAAGTTTTTATATACAgatcaatttatatttacttcGGAAAATGGTGGTACCAAATTGAGTGTTTACTCATCAAATCTTTGCCTACTTAAAAGTGAtatg GAAGACGACAAAGAAAAAAGCCtgttaggtacttttaattttgacaaaGGAGAATTAATTTTGGATATGTTTAGAGTATTGGGGCGTAAA acAAAAGAAAGTTTAGATGTTTCTCAAAGTGTTTctcccaaaaataaaaatcgttccaaaaccattaaaaataaaaggtgTGATAGACAACATACCCGAAAAGATAATACTGTATCTGAATTATGTGCAATAGTTActaattgtacattatattatttgaatttaag CATTAAACCAGaagagataatatttaaaaacgttatGGCTGGTGCATTAGAACATGCAAATAATTTGTCGGAAGCATTTGATGTTGATATACGACCTATATTGGAAAGAGCTGCTGATCAACAGCTTAGTGCTAGAAAATTTGAAGAAGCTACTCTACTTTATCGACTGTCAAAG acAAATCCATTAAAACGTGTTCTTAGATTGGCTTCTTCTGGAAATACAGACAAAGTTGTTCTTTTTGTTAGTACACTTTTAGAACAAGCACATCCAAGAGACCTTACTGCTTTGGAAAGgttacatatttcaaatttagcTGTAATGAGCTATACAGAGCAATTATTACGTGCTACCAGTCGAGAAAAAACAAGACTAGAAgctaaattttt GCGCTTATTATCAGAAAACAATCATTATGATGAAGTTTTATGCGTCAATATTGTTGGTCAAAGTCGTTTATGCAATGTATTGAGATTTTTAGCAGTTGAAAGAGGATTGCACAATGAAGTTATTACAGTATTAGTCAGTTTAATGAATCAACAATCTACTGATAGTCAATTCTTGCACT TAACTGAAGGATTTTGGGATTTGGTGTCAGAATCAATTTTTACAGAAGTGTTGGTCGCCTGTAATAAATTTACAACACTACATTCTAAGTTTATACAGACAAATTTGCATAATGTGCCTCATGATGTTCTTTTG AAACTTAAAACACTTTACGACCCAACCAACCCAGCCTTACGACCAATATTACGTAaggtatttcaatttaaaaatgaaagcgAGTCTATATCTGAACAAGATAATAac CTTAATTATTCTGTTAAAGAATGGTTAACCACTTACTTAATGATAATATCCAGACTATCTTCAAATCAATATTCAGATAATTTTGTAGAATCAGTGTCATATTCTCACCAACCTATTTCTAATGTCTCTGATTCTGAAAATGAGATAGAACACAAGTCTAGTCTTGGAGCTGGTTGGGCTCATGCAGCTCATATACGTAACCATAAACTTTATACATGGGGACATTCATCATACGGTTGTTTGGGTGTTGGACCACATATGACTAAAACTGCTACTCCAAATCCAGTCTCTTGGTTTGTTTACATACGTGTAGAAGTTATTCAAGTGGCATGTGGTCGAAATCATTCAATAGCTCTCACTACAAATGGA gtcTATTCTTGGGGATCAAATCATTATGGTCAATTGGGTACTGGCCGCCGTGGTCAAGCTCCGTATCCAATGTTAGTGGATAGTTTATCAAACGAATTGATAGTAAGTGTTTCCGCTGGCCAATATCATTCTTTAGCCATTTCTGCAAGTGGACAATTGTGGACATGGGGTTGGGGTGTTTATGGTCAACTAGGTCATGGAGCTATTGATGACTGTGAAAAACCAAAACTATTGAAGGCCTTAGAAAATGAA aatattattagtGCCTATGGAGGTTATTCACATAGTATTATTCTTACGAGCAATGGAAAAGTATTCACTTTTGGTTCTGGTTCATTTGGTCAGTTAGGTAATGGTAGCACAACAAAAATTACTAGTCCAGTTCCAGTATATGGACTCCCTGAACCAATTAAGTGTATTTATACAGCTTATTTTCATAAT TTAGCCTTGAGCGATGTTGGTCGTTTATATACATGGGGTAGTAGTCCACAAGTACTTCGGTTTCATGCACAATCACAAAAACGAGCTAGAAATCAACTCGTGTTAAATGAAGGTGATCaa GCGGACGATGCAGAAATTGATGCTTTGACTGCTGATGATGGCTTATTACATTTAAGTCCAACACTTGTAGATACATCTCATATTTCTGGGGACATTTTTCAA ATGTGTTGTGGCTGTCACCATTCAGCTGTTATTAGTACAACTGGACAATTATATACTTGGGGACTTAATTTAGATGGACAATTAGGTGTATCAGGTATACGTGAGAGACTCGTTCCAACTGTAACATTAGTTGGTCCACCTTCAGTTATAGTAGACTCATCATCAACTAGTGGCTCACTAATAAAAGAAGTTAGGTGTGGAGCTGATTTTACATTAGCTTTAGATGCAGCCAATAAACTTTGGGGTTGGGGTAGTAATCATGAAGGACAA ttaggtaAAATTCCAGAAGAAGACTTGGCCAAGACATTATTAGATGGTAAAATGGTCATGATAAAATCaactaataaagtaattaaaattcaGCATGGCACTGTAAATAAGTTGGATTCtccaattgaaatattattgccTCAATTAAGATTTTCATTTTCCAACATCAAAGATATACTTTCGATTCAG GTTAAACGTCGTATTAATTTTCCCGGTTTACCTTCATTTGAGTGTCTTCTTGAAAATCTGAATACACTATCCAGTTTATATGGTATAGATTATTTGTTACATTATGCAATAGAGTGGTTTTatccttattataatatttctcctGTCGTCTCAAtg tgtcttaaaattaaaaaccatcaaGCAATTAGCAAAATTCGATTGATAAATGATGAACCTTCTACAGCATTGTTTCATCAATTTGAAGCATTCGTAGAAACAAGAGACTATGGAGAAATGTTTGGATTTAATGTAGAAGGTGGTCATGAAGAACGGGCTTCAACTCCTCTTACACCATCTGAAGGCTTCACTATTAACCTTGAAGAAGGAGAGCTATTAACTTCTCTACCAGAATCTTTTGCACTGCGAACGGCCACTGAGGAAACCATTATAAAAGAATGGCCTGGAGTTACTAAACTTTCTCAgatgtttgattattatttcaaattcctACTAAAAGATAATTTGGTTTCATTTTTACATGaa tatcttACATACTGGTTGACTAAGTCTTTCCCAGTTGATGCTTTAGAACAATTATTAATGGATAGATGGGATCAACTCAATCATTCATTGGGAATTCTGTTATTATG TAACAATGACGTATCAAAAGCATGTGACCTTAATGagttgaatataaaaattatggaacctaaaaaaattttgaGATGTTTTTCTGTGAATTTTTGTATGGAACTATGTTCATCtgtttcaaaaaacatacaaaccaaat ctGAAGATCAAAGAgactttatacaattattggcCACTGTTACTAATTCACCAGGTTCTGCATGGATTGAACCAGTATCAGAAACTGAAACGGAAGATTTACTAAACCGTTCAGTACAAACACTAAATACCGATCAACAGCAACCATTTATGCACTTAGAGTTTcaa gaCACGGAAATTTTGGGGAACACATTATTAGCATACTCTTGTGGCCATCGTTATTTAtcaaatgaacaatttaatatagattCTCAACAGGTTGTTGCTCGTTTAGATCATTTACCCAATACTGCTGCAGCTGTACAATCAGTTCTACAAGATATTAGTAATTCAGCTTGTCCAAATTGTGtatatgaacaaataaataatcttaTTCAAAGagattaa